In Silene latifolia isolate original U9 population chromosome X, ASM4854445v1, whole genome shotgun sequence, the following proteins share a genomic window:
- the LOC141622142 gene encoding F-box/kelch-repeat protein At3g27150-like, with product MSNGRGVERKEVDEEEVEGYEIDESEYEDEGDDYYEDDYDYESDLENFNEIDRGDAIAPCIVSDGSRPDKIRKRDTNPCLDRQWMLSGGHGGLDLNLDIECQDADYYSFPHFNLPRIPIEVETMIIARIPLLEIRRLCSLNKRILTLIKSGELVRERREIGVREASVFMLASGESNWWAFDQNFTVRKILPELPSDYTFRLADKESLCAGTHLLVFGKEMDGPAVWTYEVLVNKWFKSTSMVEPRCLFASASFGDFAYVAGGICPETKRILNSAEKYDPATRLWEPLPKMKEKRRMCAGVFMDNKFYVIGGQNQTGDAFTCAEVFDEKKNTWVKISGMLNGLTTSDSPPLVAVVNNELYTFETSTNCLMVYLKDKNSWKDLGPVPVRADIRRGWGVAFKSLGNELLAIGGSNMSPSGRGMTTFTCCPNPKLETMEWKLLDDGRNSRSAFVMNCTVMVA from the coding sequence ATGTCCAATGGAAGAGGAGTTGAGCGTAAAGAGGTCGATGAAGAAGAGGTGGAGGGATATGAAATCGATGAAAGTGAGTACGAGGATGAAGGAGATGATTATTATgaggatgattatgattatgaatcGGATTTAGAAAATTTTAATGAAATTGACAGAGGAGATGCCATAGCTCCTTGTATTGTTTCTGATGGATCAAGACCTGATAAAATCAGAAAGCGTGATACTAATCCTTGCTTAGACCGTCAATGGATGTTATCTGGTGGTCATGGCGGGCTTGATCTCAATTTAGATATCGAGTGTCAGGATGCAGATTATTATAGCTTTCCCCATTTTAACTTACCAAGAATTCCCATTGAAGTCGAGACGATGATCATTGCTAGGATTCCACTTCTTGAGATTAGAAGACTGTGTTCCCTGAACAAAAGAATTTTGACATTAATAAAGAGTGGAGAATTGGTTAGAGAGAGGAGGGAGATTGGGGTTAGGGAGGCATCGGTTTTCATGCTGGCCAGTGGCGAGAGCAATTGGTGGGCATTTGATCAGAATTTCACTGTCAGAAAGATCCTCCCTGAATTGCCGTCTGATTATACCTTCAGATTGGCCGATAAAGAGTCACTTTGTGCAGGGACACACTTGCTCGTATTTGGAAAGGAGATGGATGGTCCCGCTGTATGGACATATGAAGTGCTCGTGAACAAATGGTTTAAGAGTACTTCCATGGTTGAGCCTAGGTGCTTGTTTGCATCTGCCTCCTTTGGTGACTTTGCCTATGTGGCCGGAGGAATCTGCCCGGAAACCAAGCGAATCCTAAACTCGGCTGAGAAGTATGATCCTGCTACAAGACTGTGGGAGCCGCTTCCTAAAATGAAGGAAAAGAGGAGGATGTGTGCCGGTGTCTTCATGGATAACAAATTCTATGTCATCGGAGGTCAAAATCAAACGGGGGATGCCTTCACTTGTGCCGAAGTATTTGATGAAAAGAAAAACACATGGGTCAAAATATCTGGAATGCTAAACGGGTTAACTACTTCAGATTCACCGCCTTTGGTTGCAGTAGTGAATAACGAGCTGTACACCTTTGAAACATCGACAAACTGTTTGATGGTGTATTTGAAAGACAAAAACTCTTGGAAGGATCTCGGGCCAGTTCCAGTTCGAGCTGATATACGCAGAGGTTGGGGTGTGGCCTTCAAATCCCTAGGCAATGAATTACTAGCTATAGGAGGATCGAACATGTCTCCCTCAGGACGTGGAATGACTACATTCACTTGTTGCCCTAACCCTAAACTAGAAACAATGGAGTGGAAACTTCTGGATGACGGAAGAAATAGCAGAAGCGCGTTTGTTATGAACTGTACTGTTATGGTAGCTTAA
- the LOC141622143 gene encoding homeobox-leucine zipper protein HAT22-like, whose amino-acid sequence MNNYQHDSLTLGLGFPTTPPPTLKTTTLKPHHPKLSGEPTLTLSLSGGGGGGDTMVVAVEEPASSLVSVKRERESGSCSDDLDVIERGGGCYSRVSDEEDEDGHVNTPRKKLRLNKHQSAMLEESFKLHSTLNPKQKQALADRLNLRPRQVEVWFQNRRARTKLKQTEVDCEYLKKYCESLTEENMKLQKEVAELKAMKLAQPYYMHLPAATLTMCPSCERIDAASPKTPFSMTPKTHRLFTGAPANRPLLVDN is encoded by the exons ATGAATAATTATCAACATGATTCCTTAACTTTAGGCCTAGGATTcccaacaacaccaccaccaaccctTAAAACAACCACCTTAAAACCTCACCATCCAAAACTATCCGGCGAGCCAACGTTGACACTCAGCCTCTcaggcggcggcggcggcggcgacACGATGGTTGTTGCGGTGGAGGAGCCGGCGTCGTCTCTGGTGTCCGTGAAGCGAGAAAGGGAAAGCGGTAGTTGTTCTGATGACTTGGATGTTATTGAAAGAGGTGGTGGTTGTTATTCTAGAGttagtgatgaagaagatgaagatggtcaTGTTAATACTCCTCGCAAGAAACTTCGTCTTAATAAACATCAGTCTGCTATGCTTGAAGAGAGTTTTAAGCTTCACAGTACTCTTAATCCG AAACAAAAGCAAGCACTGGCGGACAGATTAAACTTACGACCACGTCAAGTGGAGGTGTGGTTCCAGAACCGTAGAGCAAG GACCAAACTAAAGCAAACCGAAGTTGATTGCGAGTATCTAAAGAAGTACTGCGAGTCGCTAACAGAGGAGAACATGAAACTACAAAAGGAAGTGGCTGAGCTGAAAGCAATGAAGTTGGCACAACCGTATTACATGCACCTTCCCGCAGCAACTCTCACTATGTGTCCTTCCTGCGAGAGGATCGACGCGGCCTCTCCCAAGACCCCCTTCTCTATGACCCCCAAAACACATCGTTTATTCACTGGAGCGCCAGCAAACCGTCCCCTTCTTGTCGATAATTAA